One region of Halomonas huangheensis genomic DNA includes:
- a CDS encoding tripartite tricarboxylate transporter permease produces MDYVAELMQGFAVLMQPDILPYLIGGYLIGTFFGAVPGLTSMLAIALLLPLTYSLDVTAALVACAGIFMAGMCSGSITATTINIPGAPASMMTAIEGYPMQQRGEGAKALGHAALASMIGGALGAVLLMVVAPLATDAALLIRTPGKFALIAFALIVIVISQRGAISKGLVATTLGVMIATVGIDVMQPVTRFTFGTAVLMQGIDIMPLVIGAFAISELLVQAENKSARTVDADDVKASPIRRRDFIPPLSEVREIGVYRYVKTAIIGYAVGVLPGAGGSMAAFVAYAESMRSSRHPEKYGKGSVEGIAAAEGANNAMCSGAFVPMLSFGIPGDPTTAIVLGVLVINGLQPGPQFLDSQIALVAPMFMALFVSALILVPLTLYLLGPYFVRIVSIRRDILYASIAVIALVGCYVATYSMFQMGLALVFGILAYFLRRHGYPVACLLLGFVLGPSLEEYCRRSLSISDGSPLIFLTSPDSLFFLALTAVFYYFMVIRKPQARQHA; encoded by the coding sequence ATGGACTACGTTGCTGAATTGATGCAAGGGTTTGCGGTGCTCATGCAGCCCGACATTCTTCCCTATCTGATCGGCGGTTATCTTATCGGCACCTTTTTCGGTGCAGTGCCCGGGCTGACCTCGATGCTGGCCATTGCACTGTTGCTGCCGCTGACCTATAGCCTCGACGTCACCGCGGCTCTAGTGGCCTGTGCCGGTATATTCATGGCCGGAATGTGCAGCGGCAGTATCACCGCCACGACCATCAACATTCCCGGTGCGCCGGCGTCGATGATGACCGCCATCGAAGGCTACCCCATGCAGCAGCGTGGTGAAGGAGCCAAGGCCCTTGGACATGCTGCTCTGGCCTCGATGATCGGAGGCGCTTTGGGGGCCGTACTGCTGATGGTCGTTGCGCCACTGGCCACTGATGCGGCGTTATTGATACGTACGCCAGGCAAGTTTGCGCTGATCGCTTTTGCCTTGATCGTGATTGTCATTTCCCAGCGCGGAGCGATCTCCAAGGGGCTGGTGGCAACCACCCTCGGTGTGATGATCGCTACGGTTGGCATCGACGTCATGCAGCCGGTGACGCGGTTCACCTTCGGCACGGCGGTATTGATGCAAGGTATCGACATCATGCCGCTGGTGATTGGCGCCTTTGCCATCAGTGAGTTACTGGTGCAGGCCGAGAACAAGTCGGCGCGTACCGTAGATGCGGATGACGTCAAGGCGAGTCCTATTCGACGTCGCGATTTTATCCCACCGCTCAGCGAAGTGCGGGAAATTGGTGTTTACCGCTATGTGAAGACTGCGATCATTGGTTATGCGGTGGGTGTGCTGCCAGGGGCGGGCGGCTCGATGGCGGCTTTTGTCGCTTACGCCGAATCCATGCGCAGCTCTCGTCATCCCGAGAAGTACGGCAAGGGTTCGGTGGAAGGTATCGCCGCGGCCGAGGGAGCGAACAACGCCATGTGCAGTGGGGCCTTTGTGCCGATGTTGTCATTCGGCATCCCCGGTGATCCGACCACGGCGATTGTGCTTGGCGTGCTGGTGATCAATGGCCTACAGCCCGGACCGCAGTTCCTCGATAGCCAGATAGCATTGGTCGCCCCGATGTTCATGGCGCTATTTGTATCGGCCTTGATACTGGTGCCGCTGACGCTCTATCTGTTGGGTCCGTACTTCGTACGTATCGTGTCGATTCGGCGCGACATCCTCTATGCCAGCATTGCGGTGATCGCGCTGGTGGGCTGCTATGTTGCGACCTATTCGATGTTCCAGATGGGGCTGGCGCTGGTGTTCGGTATCCTCGCCTATTTCCTGCGCCGACACGGCTATCCTGTCGCCTGTCTGTTGCTTGGCTTCGTTCTTGGCCCGAGCCTCGAGGAATACTGTCGACGCTCCCTGTCGATCTCGGACGGCAGTCCGCTGATCTTCCTGACCAGCCCGGATAGCTTGTTCTTCCTCGCGCTGACCGCCGTGTTCTATTACTTCATGGTGATACGCAAACCCCAGGCTCGCCAACACGCCTAG
- a CDS encoding tripartite tricarboxylate transporter TctB family protein, whose product MRILSWLGSRAGVVVLLLALTLVYLVAALDIAPPVSNGNITASFFPIVLGLIMLMALGASVLGDRRKARAAVATNKASATPNDDAQAPEKASAGSLRGPLAVVVLTAAYIAMFASLGYFISTTLYAFAMTLVFSSGRPGRRQLVVKALIAVAIAVLGYGLFEWVFQVRLPVLWG is encoded by the coding sequence ATGAGAATTCTGTCCTGGTTGGGTAGCAGGGCCGGTGTCGTTGTGCTCCTTCTGGCGCTGACTCTGGTCTATCTCGTTGCGGCGCTGGACATTGCCCCGCCTGTCAGCAATGGCAATATCACCGCTTCGTTCTTTCCGATCGTGCTGGGGCTGATCATGCTGATGGCGCTTGGAGCATCGGTACTCGGGGATCGGCGCAAGGCCAGGGCTGCTGTTGCGACCAATAAGGCCTCTGCTACGCCCAATGACGATGCGCAGGCTCCTGAAAAAGCGAGCGCCGGTTCATTGCGTGGGCCGTTGGCAGTGGTGGTGTTGACCGCCGCCTACATCGCAATGTTCGCATCGCTGGGATATTTCATCAGCACCACACTGTATGCCTTTGCCATGACGCTGGTCTTCAGCTCAGGGCGGCCTGGCCGGCGGCAGTTGGTGGTCAAGGCGTTGATCGCTGTGGCGATTGCGGTACTGGGATACGGCCTCTTCGAATGGGTATTTCAGGTCCGCCTACCGGTACTGTGGGGATAA
- a CDS encoding aspartate aminotransferase family protein, which yields MQDFDTLEAGSREQHGTQLNHHYWMPFTANRDFHANPRMIAGAEGRYFIDDQGRRIFDSLSGLWTCGAGHNRQQIRDAVAHQLGSLDYAPSFQVSHPLAFQLAEKIAGLTPAGLDHVFFTDSGSESADTALKMAKAYWRLKGRPEKTRLIGRAKGYHGVNIGGTSLGGIGGNRKHYGQLLDSTHLPHTLQPQLAFTRGQAETGAELADALIEQIAVHDASTIAAVIVEPMSGSAGVIVPPRGYLDRLRQICDAHDILLIFDEVITAFGRSGARTGAEAFGVTPDIMTVAKQVTNGAVPMGAVIASSDVFDAFMHAGGPEHAVEFPHGYTYSGHPVACAAGIAALDLLEKEDFPGQVRAISPTFEDKLHALKGRAHVVDIRNFGLAGAIQLAPSDGDPSIRPRDAHLALWAAGFYVRYGGDTLQFGPPFGTTEEELERLFDAVATTLDGLA from the coding sequence ATGCAGGATTTCGATACCCTCGAAGCCGGGAGCCGTGAACAGCACGGAACCCAGCTCAATCATCACTACTGGATGCCCTTCACCGCCAATCGTGACTTTCATGCCAACCCGCGCATGATCGCCGGCGCCGAAGGCCGCTATTTCATCGACGACCAGGGACGGCGCATCTTCGATTCGCTCTCCGGCTTGTGGACATGCGGTGCTGGCCATAACCGTCAGCAGATTCGCGATGCCGTCGCCCATCAGCTTGGAAGCCTCGACTACGCACCGAGCTTTCAGGTATCGCACCCGCTGGCTTTCCAACTGGCCGAGAAGATCGCCGGCCTGACCCCTGCTGGACTCGATCATGTGTTCTTCACCGACTCCGGCTCCGAGTCCGCCGATACTGCGCTGAAGATGGCCAAGGCTTACTGGCGACTCAAGGGACGCCCCGAGAAGACGCGTCTGATCGGACGTGCCAAGGGCTATCATGGCGTCAACATCGGCGGTACCAGCCTCGGTGGCATCGGTGGCAACCGTAAACACTATGGTCAGCTGCTCGATTCGACCCATTTGCCGCACACGCTGCAACCGCAGCTGGCCTTTACCCGTGGCCAGGCGGAAACCGGTGCCGAGCTGGCCGATGCGCTGATCGAACAGATCGCTGTGCATGATGCCTCTACCATCGCTGCGGTGATCGTCGAGCCGATGTCCGGCTCGGCAGGGGTCATTGTGCCGCCCAGGGGTTACCTCGACCGACTGCGCCAGATCTGCGATGCCCACGACATCCTGTTGATCTTCGATGAGGTCATCACCGCCTTCGGCCGTAGTGGTGCACGTACTGGTGCCGAAGCCTTCGGTGTCACGCCGGATATCATGACCGTGGCCAAACAGGTCACCAACGGTGCCGTGCCGATGGGTGCTGTCATTGCCTCCAGTGACGTGTTCGACGCCTTCATGCATGCCGGTGGTCCCGAGCATGCCGTCGAGTTCCCACATGGTTACACCTACAGCGGCCATCCGGTGGCCTGCGCCGCCGGTATTGCGGCGCTGGACCTGCTGGAGAAGGAAGACTTCCCTGGCCAGGTGCGTGCCATCTCGCCCACCTTCGAAGACAAGCTGCACGCCCTCAAGGGACGCGCCCATGTGGTCGATATCCGCAATTTCGGCCTCGCTGGCGCCATCCAGTTGGCCCCTAGCGATGGTGACCCGAGTATCCGTCCACGCGACGCACACCTGGCGCTGTGGGCCGCCGGATTCTATGTCCGCTACGGTGGCGATACGCTGCAGTTCGGCCCTCCCTTCGGTACCACCGAAGAAGAGCTGGAGCGTCTGTTCGACGCCGTCGCCACCACCCTCGACGGCCTGGCCTGA
- a CDS encoding thiamine pyrophosphate-binding protein yields MTSQPSAHGGQVLIKALAAQGVDRVFCVPGESYLAALDALHDADIDTIVARHEGGAAMMAEADGKLTGRPGVAFVTRGPGATNASSGVHVAFQDSTPMVLFIGQVASDQRDREAFQEVDYGAMFAPLAKWVATIDRVDRLPEYVSHAFHVAQSGRPGPVVLALPEDVLSSPCEAEVLPAANLPSGRADSRDVQSVIEALADAERPMVIVGGGGWSPAAARALGQFAERCQLPVGASFRCQDYLDNRHPHYVGDVGIGINPALAERIKEADVVLALGARLGEMTTSGYTLLTPPRSRQRLIHIHADANELGRVYRPDLAVTANAEVVVQQLAEQAEAPRQDRRDWLQAARADYDAWQIPEPTPGALRMETLISHLNEVLPDDAILTNGAGNYSAWLHRYYRYRHFRTQLAPTSGSMGYGLPAAVTAKLRYPQRDVICLAGDGCFQMVSQEFGTACQYGANIIVLISNNGMYGTIRMHQQRRYPQRPSATDLINPDFAALAQAYGGYGEVVYDDESIAPALDRARNAGRPAILELRVDRDALSPRLCLEKTP; encoded by the coding sequence ATGACTTCTCAGCCCAGCGCCCACGGTGGCCAGGTTCTCATCAAAGCCCTTGCAGCTCAGGGAGTCGATCGGGTCTTCTGTGTGCCTGGCGAAAGCTATCTTGCCGCTCTCGATGCACTGCATGACGCAGACATAGACACCATCGTTGCCCGCCATGAAGGCGGTGCTGCGATGATGGCCGAAGCCGATGGCAAACTGACCGGTCGCCCCGGCGTTGCCTTCGTCACCAGGGGGCCTGGCGCCACCAATGCTTCCAGCGGAGTTCATGTCGCCTTTCAGGACTCGACCCCGATGGTGCTGTTCATCGGTCAGGTCGCCAGTGATCAACGAGATCGCGAGGCTTTTCAGGAAGTCGACTACGGCGCCATGTTCGCGCCGCTGGCCAAGTGGGTTGCCACCATCGACCGCGTGGATCGGTTGCCGGAATATGTCAGCCACGCCTTCCACGTAGCCCAGAGCGGTCGCCCCGGCCCGGTGGTACTGGCGTTGCCGGAAGACGTGCTGTCCAGCCCCTGTGAGGCCGAAGTGCTACCCGCTGCCAACCTGCCCAGCGGCCGGGCCGACAGCCGGGATGTCCAATCGGTCATCGAGGCGCTTGCCGACGCCGAGCGGCCGATGGTGATTGTCGGTGGCGGAGGATGGTCTCCAGCAGCCGCCCGAGCATTGGGCCAGTTCGCCGAGCGCTGCCAGTTGCCGGTTGGCGCCTCTTTCCGCTGTCAGGACTACCTCGACAACCGCCATCCACACTATGTCGGTGATGTCGGGATCGGCATCAACCCAGCGCTGGCCGAGCGTATCAAAGAGGCTGATGTGGTTCTGGCACTTGGCGCGCGCCTTGGCGAGATGACCACCAGCGGCTACACCCTGCTGACGCCCCCCAGATCTCGTCAACGCCTGATTCACATACACGCTGATGCCAACGAACTGGGTCGAGTCTATCGCCCGGACCTGGCAGTGACTGCCAACGCCGAAGTCGTGGTGCAGCAACTGGCAGAGCAAGCAGAAGCTCCTCGCCAGGACCGCCGCGACTGGCTGCAAGCCGCTCGAGCCGATTACGATGCCTGGCAGATCCCTGAGCCGACGCCGGGGGCGCTGCGCATGGAAACCTTGATCAGCCATCTCAACGAGGTCCTCCCCGACGACGCCATTCTGACCAATGGCGCGGGCAACTACTCGGCATGGCTCCATCGCTACTATCGCTATCGCCATTTCCGCACTCAACTGGCCCCGACCTCGGGTTCCATGGGCTACGGCCTACCCGCGGCTGTGACGGCAAAGCTCCGATACCCGCAGCGGGATGTGATCTGTCTCGCAGGAGATGGCTGCTTTCAGATGGTCTCGCAAGAGTTCGGCACCGCCTGTCAGTACGGCGCCAACATCATTGTGCTGATCTCCAACAACGGCATGTACGGCACCATTCGCATGCACCAGCAACGTCGCTATCCACAACGACCTTCGGCGACGGATCTCATCAATCCGGATTTCGCTGCACTGGCACAAGCCTACGGGGGCTACGGCGAAGTGGTCTACGATGACGAGAGCATCGCACCCGCTCTGGATCGTGCACGTAATGCAGGCCGCCCCGCCATCCTTGAGCTGCGCGTCGACCGAGATGCCCTCTCGCCACGCTTGTGTCTTGAGAAGACGCCCTGA
- a CDS encoding NIPSNAP family protein, translated as MIVDLRTYTMVPGRLNAFLELYEREGLPIQKRHLGNLIGYFVTETGTHNQVVHMWGYESAADREQRRTAMEKDPEWIAYRKKSAEAGNVQHQCNKLLRSTSFSPL; from the coding sequence ATGATCGTCGATCTACGCACCTACACCATGGTTCCCGGCCGCCTCAATGCCTTTCTGGAACTCTATGAGCGCGAAGGCCTGCCCATTCAGAAGCGTCATCTCGGAAATCTCATTGGTTACTTCGTGACCGAGACAGGCACCCACAATCAGGTCGTCCACATGTGGGGCTATGAGTCGGCGGCTGACCGCGAACAGCGCCGTACGGCCATGGAAAAAGACCCGGAATGGATCGCCTATCGCAAGAAAAGCGCCGAGGCGGGTAATGTCCAGCACCAGTGCAACAAGCTACTGCGTTCCACGTCCTTTTCTCCGCTGTGA
- a CDS encoding Bug family tripartite tricarboxylate transporter substrate binding protein, with the protein MRKSILSLGLVALITGTAAHADYPERDIRMIVPWGAGGGTDGIVRKISNLAEDALGGTIYVENIEGGMSANGLVQVLGAKPDGYTMVALTYDSVVTIPWQGMLAGYDIDKLDLIARITSEPDSIVVPDDSPYANFEELIAAAKEAPGEIRAGIQNMGSRTHLTLLQLQDQAGVEFKVVSYPGGAAPQKEALLNGEVDFALTSLGDFESLISAGSARGLVEFTDVQSESFPDVPPVTELGHDIQMGSFVILAAPANTPDEAVEALEQAYQQAYDSEEFQNWLVDVGVTPNWLGHGEVTDWAQQSQQDLFARMDELKEAGLLGQ; encoded by the coding sequence ATGCGCAAGTCAATCCTGAGTCTGGGTCTGGTGGCACTGATCACTGGTACCGCCGCGCACGCAGACTACCCGGAACGCGATATCCGCATGATCGTGCCATGGGGCGCCGGTGGTGGTACCGATGGGATCGTACGCAAGATCTCCAACCTTGCCGAAGACGCTCTTGGTGGCACGATCTATGTTGAGAACATCGAAGGCGGCATGAGCGCCAATGGACTGGTTCAGGTGCTCGGAGCCAAGCCCGATGGTTACACGATGGTCGCCTTGACCTACGACAGCGTGGTGACGATTCCCTGGCAGGGCATGCTGGCGGGTTACGATATCGACAAGCTTGACCTGATTGCGCGTATCACCAGCGAGCCGGATTCCATCGTGGTGCCCGACGACTCACCGTATGCAAACTTCGAAGAACTGATCGCAGCAGCGAAGGAGGCGCCGGGTGAGATTCGCGCCGGTATTCAGAACATGGGCAGCCGAACCCATCTGACCCTGCTTCAGCTCCAGGATCAGGCGGGTGTGGAATTCAAGGTGGTGTCCTATCCGGGAGGTGCCGCACCGCAGAAGGAAGCGCTGCTCAACGGAGAAGTGGATTTTGCCCTCACCAGCCTGGGGGATTTCGAGTCGCTGATTTCTGCCGGTAGCGCTCGTGGCCTGGTGGAGTTCACCGATGTACAGAGCGAGAGCTTCCCCGACGTACCTCCGGTCACCGAGCTTGGCCATGATATCCAGATGGGCAGTTTCGTGATTCTGGCGGCACCGGCCAACACGCCGGATGAAGCCGTCGAGGCATTGGAGCAAGCCTATCAGCAGGCCTATGACAGTGAAGAGTTCCAGAACTGGTTGGTCGATGTCGGTGTGACGCCCAACTGGCTGGGCCATGGCGAGGTCACCGATTGGGCGCAGCAGAGTCAGCAGGATCTGTTTGCGCGCATGGATGAACTCAAGGAAGCGGGTTTACTGGGGCAATGA
- a CDS encoding sodium:solute symporter family protein has product MQELTFAGTPGIIVLVAYALMMLGIGFWVSYSRPGVREDMQSYYLAGRHLGVVVLFFTLYATQYSGNNIVGYAPAAYRIGFAWWQSVMFMTIIIAGYMLFAPRLNNIARRQQFLTPTDWLRYRFESPAIALLAALLMLWGLGNYLLEQLVAMGHGISGLTGGTVPYQIAMLGFVIVMLAYSWMGGMRAVAFTDVMQGIALLVGVAVLVVGGLYLVGGHLGDAFTYVVKEQPEKAAVPALQGSISWISILVLVGIGAAVYPHAIQRIYAAEDTRTLRRSLARMAWMPLITTAVIFVVGIIGIQLYPGLSDVQSEQLVGRIANDVAAINPFFYVMMILLFGGVVAAIVSTADSVLLSFSSIISNDIYRRHIRPDADEQRALKVGKLCGLVAVGGLLILAWNPPTLLVNIFILKFELLIQIAPAFIIGLYWKRMHSRPVFCGMLIGALLAGGMALTGFGKVYGVHAGVIGLVVNTAIAVIGSLLMPADDRRVDFAEARH; this is encoded by the coding sequence GTGCAGGAGTTAACGTTTGCCGGGACTCCCGGCATCATTGTTCTGGTTGCCTATGCGCTGATGATGCTGGGGATCGGTTTCTGGGTGAGCTATAGCCGACCCGGCGTGCGCGAGGACATGCAAAGCTACTATCTCGCCGGTCGCCACCTCGGTGTCGTGGTGCTGTTCTTTACCCTGTATGCCACCCAGTATAGTGGCAACAATATTGTCGGCTACGCACCCGCGGCCTACCGCATCGGCTTTGCCTGGTGGCAGTCGGTGATGTTCATGACCATTATCATCGCGGGCTACATGCTGTTCGCTCCGCGCCTGAACAACATCGCCAGACGCCAGCAGTTTCTGACTCCCACCGACTGGCTGCGTTATCGGTTCGAGTCGCCCGCCATCGCTCTGCTTGCCGCACTGCTCATGCTGTGGGGGCTGGGTAACTACCTGCTCGAGCAACTGGTGGCCATGGGACACGGCATCTCCGGGCTCACCGGAGGCACGGTGCCCTATCAGATTGCCATGCTGGGTTTCGTGATCGTGATGCTGGCCTACTCGTGGATGGGCGGCATGCGCGCGGTGGCCTTCACCGATGTCATGCAGGGTATTGCGCTGCTGGTCGGCGTGGCGGTGCTGGTCGTCGGTGGCCTGTATCTGGTCGGCGGTCACCTGGGCGATGCCTTTACCTATGTGGTGAAAGAACAGCCCGAGAAGGCGGCGGTGCCAGCACTGCAAGGCTCGATCAGTTGGATCTCGATTCTGGTACTGGTCGGTATCGGTGCCGCAGTCTACCCCCACGCTATCCAGCGTATCTATGCCGCCGAGGACACTCGAACCCTGCGCCGCTCTCTAGCGCGTATGGCATGGATGCCGTTGATCACCACGGCGGTGATCTTCGTGGTCGGCATCATCGGTATCCAGCTGTATCCGGGCCTCTCGGATGTTCAGTCGGAGCAGCTTGTCGGGCGTATTGCCAACGATGTGGCGGCGATCAATCCGTTCTTCTACGTGATGATGATCCTGCTGTTCGGTGGTGTGGTGGCAGCGATTGTCTCCACCGCCGACTCGGTATTGCTGTCGTTCTCGTCGATCATTTCCAATGATATCTATCGGCGTCATATTCGCCCCGATGCCGATGAGCAGCGGGCACTGAAGGTCGGCAAACTCTGTGGCCTGGTGGCTGTCGGTGGCTTGTTGATTCTTGCCTGGAACCCGCCAACGCTGCTGGTCAATATCTTCATCCTCAAGTTTGAATTGCTGATCCAGATTGCACCGGCCTTCATCATCGGCCTGTACTGGAAACGCATGCACAGTCGTCCGGTATTCTGCGGCATGTTGATCGGTGCATTACTGGCCGGGGGCATGGCGCTGACAGGCTTCGGCAAGGTATATGGTGTGCATGCCGGCGTGATTGGGCTGGTCGTCAATACGGCGATTGCCGTGATCGGTTCATTGCTGATGCCGGCAGACGACAGGAGAGTGGACTTCGCAGAAGCCCGTCACTGA
- a CDS encoding CoA-acylating methylmalonate-semialdehyde dehydrogenase, translating into MTQVSHWINGEHLTSERTLAVTNPATGEIIRQVADGDAGTVQTAIEAAQQAFPAWRDTPPAKRAQVMYRFKALLERDTERLVQLISEEHGKTLEDAMGELKRGIENVEYACGVPELLKGEYSHNVGPSIDAFSNFQPLGVVAGITPFNFPAMVPLWMYPMAIACGNAFILKPSEKDPTSTLAVAELLEEAGLPKGIMNVVHGGRETVEALLDAPEVKAVSFVGSTPIAESIYSRGAAAGKRVQALGGAKNHAIVLGDADIENAANTLMGAAYGSAGERCMAISVAVCVGDETADRLIESMRPKIAALKIGPGTEKGLDMGALVTAEHRDKVLGYIEQGIREGAELAADGRELVVPGHENGYFVGGCLFDRVTPEMRIYREEIFGPVLCVVRVDSLDEAIALTNAHEYGNGTCLFTRDGEAARRFTDAIEVGMVGVNVPLPVPVASHSFGGWKRSLFGDLHAYGPDAVRFYTRRKAVSQRWPSPFEASHAEFSFPS; encoded by the coding sequence ATGACTCAAGTTTCTCATTGGATCAACGGCGAACACCTGACCTCCGAGCGCACCCTCGCAGTAACCAACCCGGCCACGGGTGAAATCATCCGCCAGGTGGCCGATGGTGACGCCGGTACCGTACAAACCGCCATCGAAGCGGCCCAACAGGCCTTCCCGGCGTGGCGCGACACGCCGCCAGCCAAGCGCGCCCAGGTGATGTACCGTTTCAAGGCCCTGCTGGAGCGCGATACCGAACGCCTGGTTCAGTTGATCAGCGAAGAGCACGGCAAGACGCTCGAGGACGCCATGGGCGAACTCAAGCGTGGCATCGAGAATGTCGAGTACGCCTGTGGTGTGCCGGAACTGCTCAAGGGCGAGTATTCGCACAACGTCGGCCCTTCCATCGACGCCTTCTCCAACTTTCAGCCGCTGGGTGTGGTGGCCGGTATCACGCCGTTCAACTTCCCGGCCATGGTGCCGCTGTGGATGTATCCGATGGCGATTGCCTGCGGTAACGCCTTCATCCTCAAGCCATCGGAAAAGGACCCGACTTCCACGCTGGCCGTTGCCGAACTGCTCGAGGAAGCGGGTCTGCCGAAGGGCATCATGAATGTGGTCCACGGTGGGCGCGAAACCGTCGAGGCGCTGCTCGATGCCCCCGAGGTCAAGGCTGTCTCCTTCGTTGGCTCAACACCGATTGCCGAGTCCATCTACAGTCGTGGCGCGGCTGCCGGCAAGCGTGTTCAGGCGCTGGGCGGTGCCAAGAACCACGCTATTGTGCTGGGCGACGCCGATATCGAGAATGCTGCCAACACGCTGATGGGAGCGGCCTACGGCAGTGCCGGTGAGCGCTGCATGGCAATCTCGGTTGCGGTCTGTGTTGGCGATGAAACCGCCGATCGCCTGATCGAATCAATGCGTCCCAAGATCGCCGCGCTCAAGATCGGACCCGGCACCGAGAAGGGCCTCGACATGGGCGCGCTGGTCACCGCCGAGCATCGTGACAAGGTGCTGGGCTATATCGAGCAGGGTATCCGTGAGGGCGCCGAACTGGCTGCCGATGGTCGCGAGCTGGTGGTACCCGGTCACGAGAACGGTTATTTCGTCGGCGGCTGCCTGTTCGACAGGGTCACTCCCGAGATGCGCATCTATCGTGAGGAAATCTTCGGTCCGGTACTCTGCGTGGTACGCGTCGATAGCCTCGATGAAGCCATCGCACTGACCAACGCTCACGAGTACGGTAACGGCACCTGCCTGTTTACCCGCGATGGCGAAGCCGCACGCCGCTTTACCGATGCCATCGAAGTCGGCATGGTCGGTGTCAACGTGCCGCTGCCGGTGCCGGTGGCCAGCCACAGCTTCGGCGGCTGGAAGCGCTCGCTGTTCGGTGATCTGCATGCCTACGGCCCTGACGCGGTACGCTTCTATACTCGCCGCAAGGCTGTATCCCAGCGCTGGCCATCCCCCTTCGAGGCATCCCACGCGGAGTTCAGCTTCCCCTCCTGA